GGTACGATCACCTGCATATACTCTTCTGCGCTCCCCGCATTTTTTAACCTATCAACCGGGCGGGGTAAACCACATCTGCCCGAGGTTAAATGAGGGTGCATGATAAAATGGTGCTCTTGAATCATTCTTTCCACCGATATTCATCAAAAATCCTCTCCCAATACAGTAACCTTATATAATACAAACGAGGACGATTGTATGTCCGAGGTTTTTCCATGGAAAATATGAAGTACGTTCAGACGACGTGCCCGTACTGCGGCACCGGATGTACATTTAACCTCGTTGTCAAGGACGGGAAGGTCTGCGGCGTCCAGCCGTACCACCGCTCGCCTGTCAACGAGGGTAAGGTATGTCCGAAGGGTACCTATGCCTGGGAGTTTGTGAACCGTGAAGACCGGCTCACCACGCCCCTGATCAAGAAGGACGGAAAGTTTGTCGAGGCGACCTGGGACGAGGCCTATGACCTCATCGCCCAGAAGCTCAAGTCGTACAAGCCTGACGAGATGGCGGTCCTCTCATCGGCCCGTACATCCAACGAGGACAACTACGCCCTGATGAAGTTCGCCCGCGGCGTCCTCAAGACCCGCCACATCGACCACTGCGCCCGTCTCTGCCACGCTTCGACCGTTGCAGGGCTTGCGGCCGCCTTCGGCTCAGGTGCGATGACCAACTCGATCCTGGACATTGCCGACTCGAAGTGCCTCTTTGTTCTCGGGTCCAACACCTTTGAGCAGCACCCGCTCATCGGCCGCAAGATCGTCCAGGCGAAGATGAACGGCGCGAAGATCATCTACGCCGACCCGCGTTACACCGCCACCGCCAAGCAGGCCGACCTCTACATGCAGTTCCGCTCTGGCTCCGACGTCGCCATCCTCAACGGCATGATGCAGTACATCATCAAGAATGGATGGGAGGACAAGGAGTTCATCGAGAAGCGGACGAAGGACTACGAGAAGCTGAAAGAAGTCGTGATGAAGCCCGAGTACGACTTCGAGAACGTCTCGAAGATCTCCGGCATCCCGGTCGAGCAGCTGCAGCAGGCAACCGAGTGGTTCGCCAAGTCCGAGGCTTCCGCCATCCTCTACTCGATGGGCATCACCCAGCACACCACCGGTGTGGACAACGTCAAGTCCGTCGCCAACATCCAGCTGCTCACCGGCAACCTTGGCAAGGCCGGCGCCGGTGTGAACGCTCTGCGTGGCCAGAACAACGTGCAGGGCGCCTGCGACATGGGTGCGCTCCCGGTCGTCTTCACCGGCTACCAGAAGGTCACCGACCCGGCAGCCCACAAGAAGTTCTCAGACGCATGGGGCTTCCCTGACGGC
Above is a window of Methanofollis tationis DNA encoding:
- the fdhF gene encoding formate dehydrogenase subunit alpha — translated: MENMKYVQTTCPYCGTGCTFNLVVKDGKVCGVQPYHRSPVNEGKVCPKGTYAWEFVNREDRLTTPLIKKDGKFVEATWDEAYDLIAQKLKSYKPDEMAVLSSARTSNEDNYALMKFARGVLKTRHIDHCARLCHASTVAGLAAAFGSGAMTNSILDIADSKCLFVLGSNTFEQHPLIGRKIVQAKMNGAKIIYADPRYTATAKQADLYMQFRSGSDVAILNGMMQYIIKNGWEDKEFIEKRTKDYEKLKEVVMKPEYDFENVSKISGIPVEQLQQATEWFAKSEASAILYSMGITQHTTGVDNVKSVANIQLLTGNLGKAGAGVNALRGQNNVQGACDMGALPVVFTGYQKVTDPAAHKKFSDAWGFPDGICEPKNGYEVTVMMDVLTDKPGELKAMYIMGENPMLSDPDLTHVEHALKALEFLVVQDIFLTETAQLADVVLPATCYAEKDGTQTSTERRVQMWRTAQAPPGQAKLDWKIIAELSAKMGYPEQFSWKTSEDVFNEIAEVTPSYHGMNYARLNRPEALHWPCPTTEHPGTPILHIGKFSHPDGLGVFHAIEWKPPAEVPDAEYPFILTTGRCIWHWHTGSMTRRSKHLNEEVQTGWIEINPEDAKDLNIVDGEMVKATSRRGTINVPARVTKDIMKGVMFMPFHFAECAANVLTNNVLDPIAKIPEFKACSVKVEKIQEA